In the Sarcophilus harrisii chromosome 1, mSarHar1.11, whole genome shotgun sequence genome, one interval contains:
- the TXNRD3 gene encoding thioredoxin reductase 3 isoform X5: MVLDFVKPSPLGTTWGLGGTCVNVGCIPKKLMHQAALLGQALQDSRNFGWEYEEHVKHNWETMKEAIQNHIGSLNWGYRVSLRERAVTYSNAYAEFVEDHKIKATNKKGEETFHTAGKFVIATGERPRYLGIPGDKEYCITSDDLFSLPYCPGNTLVVGASYVALECAGFLAGIGLKVTVMVRSILLRGFDQEIAEKIGAYMEMNGVKFLRKYIPVKIQQLEEGTPGKLKVEAKSTEGSETIEEEYNTVLLAIGRDSCTRKIGLEKIGVKINEKTGKIPVNDEEQTNVPYVYAIGDVLEDKLELTPVAIQAGKLLARRLFGGRLEKCDYINVPTTVFTPLEYGCCGLSEEKAVELYKKDNVEVYHTFFWPVEWTIAGRENNACFGKIICNKHDNNRVIGFHVLGPNAGEITQGFAAAMKCGLTKQLLDDTIGIHPTCGEIFTTMEITKSSGLSISQKGC, encoded by the exons ATGGTACTAGATTTTGTTAAGCCATCTCCTTTGGGCACAACATGGG GTCTTGGTGGCACTTGTGTAAATGTTGGCTGTATTCCTAAAAAGTTGATGCATCAAGCTGCCCTTTTGGGGCAAGCCTTACAAGACTCCAGGAACTTTGGCTGGGAGTATGAGGAACATG TTAAGCACAACTGGGAGACCATGAAAGAAGCAATTCAGAACCACATAGGCTCTTTAAATTGGGGTTATAGGGTGTCTTTGAGAGAGAGAGCTGTAACATACTCCAATGCCTATGCTGAATTTGTTGAAGACCATAAAATAAAG gcAACCaacaagaaaggagaggaaacCTTTCATACTGCAGGGAAGTTTGTCATAGCAACAGGTGAAAGACCCCGGTATTTAGGAATCCCGGGAGATAAAGAATATTGTATCACTAG TGATGATCTTTTTTCCCTGCCTTATTGCCCTGGAAATACTTTAGTTGTGGGGGCTTCTTATGTTGCTCTGGAGTGTGCAGGATTCCTTGCTGGTATTGGGCTAAAAGTCACAGTTATGGTACGGTCCATCCTTCTTCGTGGCTTTGATCAGGAAATAGCGGAGAAAATAGGTGCTTATATGGAAATGAATGGGGTGAAGTTCCTCAGGAAATACATACCTGTGAAG ATTCAGCAGTTAGAAGAAGGCACACCTGGAAAACTGAAAGTGGAAGCCAAATCTACAGAAGGGTCAGAAACTATCGAAGAAGAATATAACACA GTTTTGTTAGCCATTGGTCGAGACTCCTGTACAAGGAAAATTGGCTTGGAGAAGATTGGTGTCAAAATCAATGAGAA GACTGGAAAAATACCAGTAAATGATGAAGAACAAACCAACGTGCCCTATGTTTATGCTATTGGGGATGTATTAGAGGATAAGCTAGAGCTCACCCCTGTTGCTATACAGGCAGGAAAGCTGTTGGCACGAAGACTTTTTGGGGGCCGATTAGAAAAG TGTGATTACATTAATGTGCCAACTACAGTGTTTACTCCTTTGGAATATGGTTGCTGTGGATTGTCTGAAGAGAAAGCCGtggaattatataaaaaagataatgtagAG GTATATCATACCTTTTTCTGGCCTGTTGAATGGACAATAGCCGGCAGAGAAAACAATGCTTGTTTTGGAAAGATAATTTGCAATAAACATGACAAC AATCGGGTGATAGGATTTCATGTTCTTGGCCCCAATGCTGGTGAGATTACCCAGGGCTTTGCAGCTGCAATGAAATGTGGCCTCACCAAGCAGTTGCTTGATGATACTATTGGCATCCATCCTACCTGTGGTGAG ATCTTCACAACTATGGAAATTACAAAGTCATCAGGTCTGAGTATCTCTCAGAAAGGTTGCTGA
- the TXNRD3 gene encoding thioredoxin reductase 3 isoform X4 has product MGGCDKTLQAHQSGLLQRLLQDESATYEYDLIVIGGGSGGLACSKEAAVLGKKVMVLDFVKPSPLGTTWGLGGTCVNVGCIPKKLMHQAALLGQALQDSRNFGWEYEEHVKHNWETMKEAIQNHIGSLNWGYRVSLRERAVTYSNAYAEFVEDHKIKATNKKGEETFHTAGKFVIATGERPRYLGIPGDKEYCITSDDLFSLPYCPGNTLVVGASYVALECAGFLAGIGLKVTVMVRSILLRGFDQEIAEKIGAYMEMNGVKFLRKYIPVKIQQLEEGTPGKLKVEAKSTEGSETIEEEYNTVLLAIGRDSCTRKIGLEKIGVKINEKTGKIPVNDEEQTNVPYVYAIGDVLEDKLELTPVAIQAGKLLARRLFGGRLEKCDYINVPTTVFTPLEYGCCGLSEEKAVELYKKDNVEVYHTFFWPVEWTIAGRENNACFGKIICNKHDNNRVIGFHVLGPNAGEITQGFAAAMKCGLTKQLLDDTIGIHPTCGEIFTTMEITKSSGLSISQKGC; this is encoded by the exons GCTCACCAGAGTGGTTTACTACAGAGACTTCTACAGGATGAGTCAGCGACTTATGAATATGATCTTATTGTAATTGGTGGTGGTTCTGGTGGACTGGCGTGCTCTAAG GAAGCAGCAGTTTTGGGGAAGAAGGTTATGGTACTAGATTTTGTTAAGCCATCTCCTTTGGGCACAACATGGG GTCTTGGTGGCACTTGTGTAAATGTTGGCTGTATTCCTAAAAAGTTGATGCATCAAGCTGCCCTTTTGGGGCAAGCCTTACAAGACTCCAGGAACTTTGGCTGGGAGTATGAGGAACATG TTAAGCACAACTGGGAGACCATGAAAGAAGCAATTCAGAACCACATAGGCTCTTTAAATTGGGGTTATAGGGTGTCTTTGAGAGAGAGAGCTGTAACATACTCCAATGCCTATGCTGAATTTGTTGAAGACCATAAAATAAAG gcAACCaacaagaaaggagaggaaacCTTTCATACTGCAGGGAAGTTTGTCATAGCAACAGGTGAAAGACCCCGGTATTTAGGAATCCCGGGAGATAAAGAATATTGTATCACTAG TGATGATCTTTTTTCCCTGCCTTATTGCCCTGGAAATACTTTAGTTGTGGGGGCTTCTTATGTTGCTCTGGAGTGTGCAGGATTCCTTGCTGGTATTGGGCTAAAAGTCACAGTTATGGTACGGTCCATCCTTCTTCGTGGCTTTGATCAGGAAATAGCGGAGAAAATAGGTGCTTATATGGAAATGAATGGGGTGAAGTTCCTCAGGAAATACATACCTGTGAAG ATTCAGCAGTTAGAAGAAGGCACACCTGGAAAACTGAAAGTGGAAGCCAAATCTACAGAAGGGTCAGAAACTATCGAAGAAGAATATAACACA GTTTTGTTAGCCATTGGTCGAGACTCCTGTACAAGGAAAATTGGCTTGGAGAAGATTGGTGTCAAAATCAATGAGAA GACTGGAAAAATACCAGTAAATGATGAAGAACAAACCAACGTGCCCTATGTTTATGCTATTGGGGATGTATTAGAGGATAAGCTAGAGCTCACCCCTGTTGCTATACAGGCAGGAAAGCTGTTGGCACGAAGACTTTTTGGGGGCCGATTAGAAAAG TGTGATTACATTAATGTGCCAACTACAGTGTTTACTCCTTTGGAATATGGTTGCTGTGGATTGTCTGAAGAGAAAGCCGtggaattatataaaaaagataatgtagAG GTATATCATACCTTTTTCTGGCCTGTTGAATGGACAATAGCCGGCAGAGAAAACAATGCTTGTTTTGGAAAGATAATTTGCAATAAACATGACAAC AATCGGGTGATAGGATTTCATGTTCTTGGCCCCAATGCTGGTGAGATTACCCAGGGCTTTGCAGCTGCAATGAAATGTGGCCTCACCAAGCAGTTGCTTGATGATACTATTGGCATCCATCCTACCTGTGGTGAG ATCTTCACAACTATGGAAATTACAAAGTCATCAGGTCTGAGTATCTCTCAGAAAGGTTGCTGA